The Centroberyx gerrardi isolate f3 chromosome 7, fCenGer3.hap1.cur.20231027, whole genome shotgun sequence genome contains a region encoding:
- the LOC139917291 gene encoding mitochondrial ribosome and complex I assembly factor AltMIEF1-like produces the protein MRGSLMGGWSRSAVLELYRALLRAGRHLQYTDRNYYRCAVAREFRRCQALTAPGDKEDALKRGQFFLSSRLGGLM, from the coding sequence atgcGTGGGTCCCTGATGGGCGGCTGGTCTCGCAGTGCGGTGCTGGAGCTGTACCGAGCGTTGCTCCGTGCAGGGCGCCACCTTCAGTACACCGACCGCAACTACTACCGCTGCGCCGTGGCCCGCGAGTTCCGCCGCTGCCAGGCCCTGACAGCGCCCGGAGACAAGGAGGACGCGCTGAAGCGGGGCCAGTTCTTCCTCAGCAGCCGACTGGGCGGGCTGATGTAG
- the LOC139917283 gene encoding uncharacterized protein LOC139917283, translating to MSQPSAGKKNDPPAICSLSALERKAWAALREEILQQGGAAATSLELMESAVLALSLEDCNPPSELADILNAVRLGGGDRPSLRYYDKVVNVVVFKDSTAGMVFEHSAVDGMVAGLVAECVYHLSETVNLNLVHTDTGNSNGSVTHKNIIKNTKSGQGVGPHLAALRWSMPSDNPLKKFLDPFGCPSVYLTGKDLMEGVECAVGNVYAKDQLAVTYLGRRDKVRMVLNGKGSFALVLEKLQESLKVNLKLVMLLAVRYAIACQMGALECLLQQGQAGQMNGEMYHSPGGPKTGNATVDSASGMSPDYTLVIHGGAGEEMMLNTKVVDVIEFALQTALTLGAQVLQQGGSGLDAVQRSVEALEDCFLFNAGKGSVFNKDGKNEMEATIVDGNAMNSGSVACVKSVKNPIKAARCVMEKSSHSLIVGDGAEEFLQGLEEKEKPMGPEYFYTDVRHKELTAKLSVRNTSKNNHPQTVGAVALDRWRKLAAATSTGGLVGKLKGRVGDTAVVGAGIYADDTLAVTCSGDGDVFLRHTVAQKVASLYHHKGYSLRQACREVMTENLKGSCAGIIAVDTKGDAIIETNAGVMFVASMISGISRVEVLRPMKSFSDVIWETDELVAYLHSNPWTPGATILTRKTLSGPSSIFQLAIPDFVSMLQGARAVSSLLCDRLGVQRCALVFNPTPNQAAQIRLLPLHGLVPNWHPHLAEEEEFQAYDAGYCTSKSGPRWDDEVLDQVQAKIRNKLPTPNAPSCYDFLGDPSHDDLFSRIVRGEEQQWRVWEDSEHVAFLTPYPNTPGLTVLVPRKPQSSDIFKMEEADYNALILATCKVARLLEEGMAARGVALIFEGFEIDYAHTKLIPLVPSPDGTKPAELQPEYFQSYPGYVSSLDGPAAQPEALKKIHSTITQCRPPRSWEDPPTHSTLAIKSQWYRNLFQIQNTLFHSTVEYFHNTCQYSYALTPLTTDTISSPMGLGSDSEPVFVNMLGQDVYLADSMQFVLEYFLRFQENLPGTYYISPSFRGEDPDATHLNQFYHVECELLGDMDNAIHIAEGYMAHLTNSMLKKHSDIILNTAGTLTHVTDMLSKLDGKTPLPRVTLDQAIPMMPSADCLEWVQDGQPQFGRKLTRKGERVLIEKYGGAVWLTEMDHLGVPFYQAYVEGTGQCKGKAADLLLGLGETVGLGERHSTPEMVQEALRHHAVPEEAYKWYINMRQVIPLLTSGWGMGTERYLCWLLQHDDIRDIHIIPRMKARKYMP from the exons ATGAGCCAGCCCAGTGCGGGCAAAAAGAACGACCCCCCTGCCATCTGCAGCCTCTCTGCCCTGGAGCGCAAGGCCTGGGCTGCCCTCAGGGAAGAGATCCTGCAGCAAGGAGGGGCCGCAGCCACATCACTGGAGCTGATGGAGAGCGCCGTGctggctctctctctggagGACTGCAACCCACCCTCTGAACTGGCTGACATCCTGAATGCAGTCAGGTTGGGGGGAGGAGACAGGCCCAGTCTGAGATACTACGACAAG GTGGTGAACGTGGTGGTGTTCAAGGACAGCACAGCTGGGATGGTGTTTGAGCACAGTGCCGTGGATGGGATGGTGGCTGGACTTGTGGCTGAGTGTGTGTACCATCTGTCTGAGACTGTTAACCTAAACCTAGTCCATACTGACACAGGAAACAGCAATGGGTCTGTCACG CATAAGAACATCATCAAAAATACCAAAAGTGGTCAGGGCGTCGGTCCCCACCTAGCTGCCCTGCGCTGGTCCATGCCGTCTGACAACCCACTGAAGAAGTTCCTTGACCCCTTTGGATGTCCATCTGTGTACCTCACAGGTAAAGATCTGATGGAGGGCGTGGAGTGTGCAGTGGGGAATGTCTATGCCAAAGATCAGCTAGCTGTAACCTACCtagggaggagagacaaggtCCGCATGGTGCTTAATGGGAAAGGGAGCTTTGCGCTGGTACTGGAGAAGCTTCAAGAAAGCCTGAAGGTAAACCTGAAGCTAGTGATGCTCCTAGCTGTTAGGTATGCCATTGCATGCCAGATGGGAGCCCTGGAGTGTCTGCTCCAACAGGGTCAAGCGGGGCAAATGAATGGAGAGATGTATCACTCTCCAGGAGGCCCAAAAACAGGCAATGCCACCGTTGACTCTGCCTCTGGCATGAGTCCAGACTATACCCTGGTGATCCATGGTGGGGCTGGAGAGGAGATGATGTTGAACACAAAAGTGGTGGATGTTATTGAGTTTGCCCTACAGACAGCATTAACGCTTGGAGCCCAGGTGCTTCAACAAGGTGGCAGCGGTCTGGATGCAGTTCAGAGGTCAGTGGAAGCGCTGGAGGACTGCTTCCTCTTCAATGCTGGTAAAGGCTCTGTATTCAACAAAGATGGCAAAAATGAGATGGAAGCGACCATAGTAGATGGCAATGCAATGAATTCAGGCTCTGTCGCTTGTGTGAAGAGCGTGAAGAACCCAATAAAAGCAGCCAGGTGTGTCATGGAGAAAAGCTCACACTCACTCATTGTGGGAGATGGGGCTGAGGAGTTTTTGCAAGGtttggaggagaaggagaaaccTATGGGGCCTGAGTACTTCTACACTGATGTACGCCACAAAGAGTTAACTGCGAAGCTCAGTGTTAGAAATACTTCAAAAAACAATCACCCCCAGACAGTTGGAGCTGTAGCCTTGGATCGCTGGCGCAAGTTGGCTGCTGCAACATCTACAGGTGGGTTAGTAGGGAAGCTGAAAGGGCGAGTTGGGGATACAGCAGTAGTAGGAGCAGGAATATATGCTGATGACACGCTAGCTGTTACCTGCTCTGGGGATGGAGATGTATTTCTGAGGCACACAGTTGCACAGAAAGTTGCCAGTCTGTACCATCACAAAGGCTATAGCCTTAGGCAGGCATGTAGAGAAGTGATGACTGAAAATCTGAAAGGGAGCTGTGCAGGAATCATTGCTGTGGACACTAAAGGTGATGCCATCATCGAAACCAATGCTGGTGTGATGTTTGTGGCCTCTATGATTAGTGGCATTTCACGAGTAGAAGTCCTCAGACCCATGAAGAGCTTCTCTGATGTGATCTGGGAGACTGATGAGCTGGTTGCCTACCTACATTCCAACCCCTGGACACCAGGGGCAACCATTCTGACTAGAAAAACTCTTAGCGGGCCAAGCAGCATCTTCCAGTTGGCTATACCTGATTTTGTGTCTATGCTACAAGGAGCAAGAGCTGTGTCAAGCCTGCTATGTGATCGACTGGGAGTGCAGCGCTGTGCCTTGGTTTTCAATCCAACCCCCAATCAGGCAGCCCAAATCAGACTGCTGCCACTTCATGGCTTAGTGCCCAACTGGCACCCCCATCTTGCCGAAGAAGAGGAATTCCAGGCTTATGATGCTGGCTACTGCACCTCAAAGAGTGGCCCTCGTTGGGATGATGAAGTGCTGGACCAGGTACAGGCCAAGATTAGAAACAAATTGCCAACACCAAATGCACCCTCTTGCTATGACTTCTTAGGAGACCCTTCTCATGATGACCTGTTTTCTCGTATTGTACGTGGAGAGGAGCAACAGTGGAGAGTGTGGGAGGACAGTGAGCATGTTGCATTTCTCACACCATACCCAAACACCCCTGGACTAACTGTCTTGGTGCCACGCAAACCACAATCCAGTGACATCTTCAAAATGGAGGAAGCAGACTACAATGCACTGATCCTAGCCACTTGTAAAGTAGCCCGGCTACTGGAAGAGGGGATGGCAGCTCGAGGTGTTGCACTGATCTTTGAGGGCTTTGAAATTGATTATGCTCACACCAAGCTGATCCCTCTGGTACCTTCACCAGATGGCACCAAGCCTGCTGAACTGCAACCAGAATACTTCCAAAGCTACCCCGGATATGTGTCATCTCTGGATGGCCCTGCTGCCCAACCTGAGGCCCTTAAAAAGATCCACTCTACAATCACCCAGTGCAGGCCTCCCCGTTCATGGGAAGACCCTCCGACCCACTCCACACTTGCCATCAAGAGCCAATGGTACCGCAACCTGTTCCAGATTCAAAATACTCTTTTCCACAGCACAGTGGAATATTTCCACAATACCTGCCAGTACTCCTATGCTCTGACCCCTCTCACCACTGACACCATCTCCTCCCCAATGGGCCTGGGATCTGACTCAGAGCCAGTTTTTGTTAACATGCTGGGCCAGGACGTCTACCTGGCTGACTCAATGCAGTTTGTACTAGAATACTTCCTCCGCTTCCAGGAGAACCTGCCGGGGACCTACTACATATCTCCTAGCTTCAGAGGGGAAGATCCTGATGCCACACACTTGAACCAGTTCTACCACGTGGAGTGCGAACTACTGGGTGACATGGACAATGCCATTCATATAGCAGAGGGGTACATGGCTCATCTCACCAATTCCATGCTGAAGAAACACTCTGATATAATCCTCAACACTGCTGGGACCCTAACACATGTCACAGACATGCTGAGTAAGCTGGATGGGAAAACCCCACTACCAAGAGTCACTCTAGACCAGGCCATTCCCATGATGCCCTCTGCTGACTGCCTAGAATGGGTACAGGATGGCCAGCCCCAGTTTGGCAGAAAGCTAACCCGTAAAGGGGAGCGGGTATTGATAGAGAAATATGGTGGAGCTGTGTGGCTGACTGAGATGGACCACCTAGGAGTTCCCTTCTACCAGGCCTATGTGGAGGGCACAGGGCAGTGCAAGGGCAAAGCCGCTGACCTTCTTCTGGGGCTCGGGGAGACTGTGGGCCTTGGTGAACGCCATTCCACCCCTGAGATGGTACAGGAGGCTCTCAGACACCATGCAGTGCCAGAGGAGGCCTACAAGTGGTACATTAACATGCGGCAGGTAATACCACTCCTCACCAGTGGATGGGGCATGGGGACGGAGCGCTACCTGTGTTGGCTGCTTCAACACGATGACATCAGAGACATTCACATCATACCCAGGATGAAGGCAAGGAAATACATGCCCTGA
- the LOC139917293 gene encoding 3-mercaptopyruvate sulfurtransferase-like, producing MATQTRALVTAKWLANMVKSNRVGPSLRVLDTSWYLPLMKRDGKKEFAQTHIPGASFFDIDECSDRTSHFDHMLPTERFFADYVGNLGVGSDTHVVVYDASDFGAFSCTRVWWMFRLFGHPQVSVLDGGFRNWVRRGHPVTGAYTKPERADFTAAINASWVKSFEDITDNIAAQQFQVVDVRPYARFCGREPEPRESVQPGHIPGSKCMPFFKFTDENGMMLSTEELEKFFQKSQVDLNKPICGSCGSGVTACHMVLAAHLCGYPGASVYDGSWYEWYTKAPPEHVVSEAKSKL from the exons ATGGCGACGCAAACTCGGGCTCTAGTCACTGCGAAATGGCTTGCAAACATGGTGAAAAGCAATCGCGTTGGTCCCAGTCTGCGGGTCCTGGACACATCGTGGTATCTGCCGCTGATGAAACGAGACGGTAAGAAGGAGTTTGCACAGACTCATATACCGGGAGCGTCGTTTTTTGACATCGACGAGTGCTCGGACAGGACCTCGCACTTCGACCATATGCTGCCCACCGAGCGGTTCTTCGCCGACTACGTGGGGAACTTGGGCGTTGGGAGTGACACCCACGTAGTTGTGTACGATGCCAGTGATTTCGGGGCGTTTTCGTGCACGAGGGTTTGGTGGATGTTCCGATTGTTTGGCCACCCTCAAGTTTCGGTGCTGGACGGGGGGTTCAGGAACTGGGTCAGACGGGGTCATCCTGTCACAGGGGCGTACACCAAGCCCGAGCGGGCCGACTTCACCGCCGCTATAAACGCCTCCTGGGTGAAGTCGTTTGAGGACATCACAGATAACATTGCAGCTCAGCAGTTCCAGGTGGTGGATGTGAGGCCCTATGCCCGGTTCTGTGGTAGAGAACCAGAGCCAAGAGAGA GCGTCCAGCCGGGCCACATCCCCGGCTCCAAATGCATGCCTTTCTTCAAGTTCACGGATGAAAACGGCATGATGCTTTCCACAGAGGAGCTCGAGAAGTTCTTCCAGAAGTCACAAGTGGACCTGAACAAGCCCATCTGCGGGTCCTGTGGCTCCGGTGTGACCGCCTGTCACATGGTGCTGGCGGCCCATCTGTGCGGCTATCCTGGGGCGTCGGTGTACGACGGGTCCTGGTATGAGTGGTACACCAAGGCCCCGCCGGAGCACGTGGTCTCCGAGGCCAAAAGCAAGCtctga